A single Candidatus Fermentibacter sp. DNA region contains:
- a CDS encoding NAD(P)H-dependent oxidoreductase subunit E — MTQDLGSTIDRIVSEHPGTGRDSLIPILQEAQHELGYLPREAVVLIGRKLRLPVSKIFGVATFYNQFRFEPVGRFHVQVCRGTACHVKGSLKVLERTKRELGIESGRTTRDGLFSLEIVACMGACALAPVISINGEVHGRVSPDDAARLILDCRQTAETREA, encoded by the coding sequence ATGACTCAGGATCTCGGATCGACGATCGACCGGATTGTGTCTGAACACCCGGGAACGGGCAGGGATTCACTCATCCCGATCCTCCAGGAAGCTCAGCACGAGCTGGGCTACCTGCCCAGGGAGGCAGTGGTGCTGATAGGGAGGAAGCTGAGGCTTCCGGTCAGCAAGATCTTCGGAGTGGCGACCTTCTACAACCAGTTCAGGTTCGAGCCGGTCGGCCGCTTCCACGTGCAGGTCTGCCGCGGTACGGCCTGCCACGTGAAGGGTTCGCTGAAGGTGCTGGAGAGGACCAAGCGCGAGCTGGGCATCGAATCCGGCAGGACCACGCGCGACGGCCTCTTCAGCCTCGAGATCGTCGCCTGCATGGGCGCCTGCGCTCTGGCGCCGGTGATCAGCATCAACGGCGAAGTGCACGGGAGGGTTTCCCCCGACGACGCCGCGAGGCTGATCCTTGACTGCAGGCAGACGGCAGAAACCAGGGAGGCCTGA
- a CDS encoding [Fe-Fe] hydrogenase large subunit C-terminal domain-containing protein, with protein MPRNAGIPLVTTDQEKCKACYTCVRECPAKAIKIHIGKAEVLPERCVGCGNCVKICNMKAKTVRSSMGLFSETMASGAEVSAIIAPSFPAEFAEYDYKVFLGMIKALGFTYVNEVAFGADLVAERYRKLLESDPDGHYIGTNCPALINYVEMYHPELVRHLAPIVSPMVATARALRKLHGDDLRVVFFGPCIAKKSETDAPSVEDEVDAVLTFAELRALLDDRGIDPEKVEPIDFDPPHAGLGALFPVTRGMLQAADIKEDLAAGEVVTASGRQSFVDALKEMESGGIDVRLLEILCCNGCIMGPGMTTSDQRFRRRSNVSAYVRSRLAELNFNRWFVFMDRFKDLDLSRTFEAHDMRMKRPSREELLPILEKLGKHGPEDELNCGACGYETCHDHAVAIFDGLAENEMCLPYTIEQLKSALSDLARSHAELANAREALEHAEKMATMGQLAAGIAHEVNNPLGVVLMYAHMLLDGCEDDPAMGEDLKMIAEQADRCRKIVSGLLDFARQNKVVHQPTDVPDLIQRTVNLVTLPPEIAVEFNTATDDPIAEIDPDQIAQVLTNLITNSIAAMPDGGLLKFTTRGDAQNIRIEASDTGTGIPPANINRVFEPFFTTKKIGKGTGLGLAVTYGIVKMHRGQISVTSNADPAAGPTGTTFTVVLPRRPPEE; from the coding sequence ATGCCCAGGAACGCGGGAATACCGCTCGTCACGACCGACCAGGAGAAATGCAAGGCCTGCTATACCTGTGTCAGGGAATGCCCGGCCAAGGCGATCAAGATCCATATCGGCAAGGCCGAGGTCCTGCCCGAGAGGTGCGTGGGCTGCGGAAACTGCGTCAAGATCTGCAACATGAAGGCCAAGACCGTCAGGAGCTCGATGGGGCTCTTCAGCGAGACCATGGCCTCCGGGGCCGAGGTCAGCGCGATCATCGCCCCGAGCTTCCCGGCGGAGTTCGCCGAGTACGACTACAAGGTGTTCCTGGGCATGATCAAGGCCCTGGGGTTCACCTACGTGAACGAAGTGGCCTTCGGAGCGGATCTCGTGGCGGAGCGGTACCGCAAGCTGCTCGAATCCGATCCGGACGGCCACTACATCGGCACGAACTGCCCGGCGCTGATCAACTACGTCGAGATGTACCACCCCGAGCTGGTCAGGCACCTGGCCCCGATCGTGTCGCCCATGGTGGCCACGGCCAGGGCTCTCCGCAAGCTGCACGGCGACGATCTGCGCGTCGTGTTCTTCGGGCCGTGCATCGCCAAGAAGTCCGAGACAGACGCTCCGAGTGTCGAGGACGAGGTCGACGCCGTACTGACGTTCGCCGAGCTCCGGGCGCTCCTGGACGATCGCGGGATCGACCCTGAAAAGGTAGAACCGATCGACTTCGACCCGCCCCACGCCGGGCTCGGTGCACTCTTCCCGGTCACCCGCGGGATGCTCCAGGCCGCCGACATCAAGGAGGATCTCGCAGCAGGCGAGGTCGTCACCGCAAGCGGCAGGCAGTCCTTCGTCGACGCCCTGAAGGAGATGGAGTCGGGCGGCATTGATGTCCGCCTGCTCGAGATCCTGTGCTGCAACGGCTGCATCATGGGCCCCGGCATGACCACTTCCGACCAGCGCTTCAGGAGGCGCTCGAACGTCAGCGCCTATGTCCGGAGCAGGCTCGCGGAACTGAACTTCAACCGCTGGTTCGTCTTCATGGACCGCTTCAAGGACCTCGACCTGTCCAGGACCTTCGAGGCCCACGACATGAGGATGAAGAGGCCTTCGCGCGAGGAGCTGCTCCCGATCCTCGAGAAGCTGGGGAAGCACGGCCCCGAGGACGAGCTGAACTGCGGAGCCTGTGGGTACGAAACCTGCCATGACCACGCCGTGGCCATCTTCGACGGCCTGGCCGAGAACGAGATGTGCCTGCCCTACACGATCGAGCAGCTCAAGAGCGCCCTCTCCGACCTGGCCCGCAGCCACGCGGAGCTGGCCAATGCCCGCGAGGCCCTGGAGCATGCGGAGAAGATGGCCACCATGGGCCAGCTCGCCGCAGGCATAGCCCACGAGGTGAACAACCCTCTCGGCGTCGTCCTCATGTACGCGCACATGCTCCTCGATGGCTGCGAGGACGATCCGGCCATGGGGGAGGACTTGAAGATGATCGCCGAGCAGGCCGACCGATGCCGCAAGATCGTCTCCGGCCTCCTCGACTTCGCCAGGCAGAACAAGGTGGTGCACCAGCCCACGGACGTCCCCGACCTGATCCAGCGCACCGTGAACCTGGTCACCCTGCCGCCGGAGATAGCGGTCGAGTTCAACACGGCGACGGACGACCCGATAGCCGAGATCGACCCCGACCAGATCGCGCAGGTCCTGACGAACCTCATCACGAACTCGATCGCCGCGATGCCGGACGGCGGCCTGCTCAAGTTCACCACGAGAGGCGACGCTCAGAACATCAGGATAGAGGCCTCCGACACCGGCACGGGCATCCCGCCCGCCAACATCAACAGGGTGTTCGAACCCTTCTTCACCACGAAGAAGATCGGCAAGGGAACCGGCCTGGGCCTGGCCGTGACATATGGTATAGTCAAGATGCACCGCGGGCAGATCAGCGTGACATCCAACGCCGACCCCGCAGCCGGTCCGACCGGTACGACGTTCACAGTGGTTCTGCCGAGGAGGCCCCCGGAGGAATAG
- a CDS encoding NADH-dependent [FeFe] hydrogenase, group A6 — protein MIEITVNGRAVQAEPGETILTAVRRAGISIPTLCYIDGLPPSGACRMCMVELEGDGRLVPSCSFPVAPGMRILTHSPDAIAARKTIVELLLANHPDDCLYCARNGSCELQGYALELGVRQRRYAGSRNDWKLDLSSPAIVRDPDKCILCGKCVRVCEEIQGVSAIDFIGRGSRAHIGTAFDEGLNVSSCINCGQCIKVCPTGALTERSSISKVMDAINDPTKTVVVQHAPSISVTIAEEFGMKPGIDAADMMTAALRRMGFDRVFDTSFSADLTIMEEAAELVHRIRTGGRLPMMTSCSPGWIKFVEQFYPEFLGNLSTCKSPQQMLGAIIKSYWADREKLDPRNVYSVSIMPCTAKKFEAGRPEMLRDGIPDIDAVLTTRELAQAIRTFGMDLASLPGEPADTPFGERSSAGKLFGATGGVMEAAIRTAHFMLTGRELEIQRITAIRGLEGVKEASVDIGGTEVRVAVASGTANARRILDQIRAGRSDLHFIEIMTCPGGCIAGGGQPLNADPEVLKARMQALYGIDRDAQLRTSHSNPSIKRIYSEFLGEPGGHLSHELLHTSYTERDVLL, from the coding sequence ATGATAGAGATCACAGTCAACGGCAGGGCGGTCCAGGCGGAGCCCGGTGAGACCATCCTCACGGCCGTGCGCCGTGCGGGGATATCCATACCGACCCTTTGCTACATCGACGGGCTTCCTCCTTCGGGCGCGTGCAGGATGTGCATGGTCGAACTCGAGGGCGACGGGAGGCTCGTGCCCTCCTGTTCCTTCCCGGTGGCACCCGGGATGAGGATCCTCACCCATTCCCCCGACGCCATAGCAGCACGCAAGACGATCGTCGAGCTCCTCCTGGCCAACCATCCCGACGATTGCCTCTACTGCGCGAGGAACGGATCCTGCGAACTGCAGGGCTACGCCCTCGAGCTGGGAGTCAGGCAGAGGCGCTACGCGGGTTCCAGGAACGACTGGAAGCTGGACCTCTCGAGCCCCGCGATAGTCCGCGACCCGGACAAGTGCATCCTGTGCGGCAAGTGCGTGAGGGTCTGCGAGGAGATCCAGGGCGTCTCGGCGATCGACTTCATCGGCAGGGGCAGCAGGGCGCACATCGGCACCGCCTTCGACGAGGGGCTCAACGTGTCGAGCTGCATCAACTGCGGCCAGTGCATCAAGGTCTGCCCCACGGGCGCCCTCACCGAGAGATCGAGCATCAGCAAGGTCATGGACGCGATCAACGACCCGACGAAGACGGTCGTCGTGCAGCACGCCCCGAGCATCTCGGTGACGATCGCCGAGGAGTTCGGCATGAAGCCCGGGATCGACGCGGCCGACATGATGACCGCCGCCCTGCGCAGGATGGGGTTCGACAGGGTCTTCGACACCTCCTTCAGCGCGGACCTCACGATAATGGAGGAGGCTGCCGAGCTGGTCCACAGGATCAGGACCGGCGGCAGGCTTCCCATGATGACGAGCTGTTCCCCGGGATGGATCAAGTTCGTCGAGCAGTTCTACCCCGAGTTCCTGGGCAATCTCTCGACATGCAAGAGCCCGCAGCAGATGCTCGGTGCGATCATCAAGAGCTACTGGGCGGACCGCGAAAAGCTCGACCCCAGGAACGTCTACAGCGTCTCGATAATGCCCTGCACCGCCAAGAAGTTCGAGGCGGGACGGCCCGAGATGCTCCGTGACGGCATCCCCGACATCGACGCCGTCCTCACCACGCGCGAGCTGGCCCAGGCCATCCGCACCTTCGGCATGGACCTGGCCTCGCTGCCAGGCGAGCCTGCGGACACCCCGTTCGGCGAGCGCAGCTCGGCCGGCAAGCTCTTCGGCGCCACCGGAGGCGTGATGGAGGCGGCGATCCGCACGGCCCACTTCATGCTCACCGGCAGGGAGCTGGAGATCCAGAGGATCACCGCGATCCGCGGCCTCGAAGGCGTGAAGGAGGCCTCGGTGGACATCGGCGGCACAGAGGTGCGCGTCGCTGTCGCGAGCGGCACCGCGAACGCCAGGAGGATCCTCGACCAGATCAGGGCCGGTAGGTCCGATCTCCACTTCATCGAGATAATGACCTGCCCCGGAGGCTGCATCGCCGGAGGCGGGCAACCCCTGAACGCCGATCCGGAAGTCCTGAAGGCGCGAATGCAGGCGCTCTACGGGATCGACAGGGATGCGCAGCTCCGCACATCCCACTCCAACCCGTCGATCAAGAGGATCTACAGCGAGTTCCTCGGCGAGCCGGGAGGCCATCTCTCGCACGAACTCCTGCACACCAGCTACACCGAGAGGGACGTTCTCCTCTAG
- a CDS encoding 2-phosphosulfolactate phosphatase: protein MRHPGAPAVRRLSLLDGADRAGGLCVVIDVFRAGTFACLALEKGADSIVPAGSVEEARALKAVNPGWILAGERGGVMLPGFDTGNSPTLLMEMDLRGRTVIHATSAGSRGVLRVSSRCDTVMMACFSNARAAAGFVLSSGARLVTLLAMGDSGSIPAPEDEEFASFFESTLARGGRITDPGPWLSRISASGATRRFLESVEASMPPGDASICLTPDTCGSVPVLTVDGGGPPRLVDVTRTP, encoded by the coding sequence ATGAGGCATCCCGGGGCTCCGGCCGTGAGGCGCCTGTCCCTCCTGGATGGCGCTGACAGGGCCGGCGGCCTCTGTGTGGTCATAGACGTCTTCAGGGCAGGCACCTTCGCGTGCCTGGCCCTGGAGAAGGGCGCCGACTCGATCGTCCCTGCAGGATCGGTGGAGGAGGCGCGGGCGCTCAAGGCCGTGAACCCCGGCTGGATCCTGGCTGGCGAGCGCGGGGGCGTCATGCTCCCCGGTTTCGACACCGGCAACTCGCCGACACTCCTCATGGAAATGGACCTGAGGGGACGCACCGTCATACATGCGACCTCGGCGGGATCACGCGGGGTCCTGCGCGTCTCGTCACGCTGTGACACGGTGATGATGGCCTGCTTCTCGAATGCCCGGGCCGCCGCCGGGTTCGTCCTGTCCAGCGGGGCGCGCCTGGTGACCCTTCTCGCCATGGGCGACTCGGGTTCGATCCCCGCTCCTGAGGACGAGGAATTCGCATCGTTCTTCGAATCGACACTGGCAAGGGGCGGCCGGATAACCGATCCGGGACCGTGGCTCTCCCGCATATCGGCATCCGGCGCCACGCGCCGCTTCCTGGAGTCGGTCGAAGCTTCCATGCCGCCCGGGGATGCCTCTATCTGCCTGACCCCGGACACATGCGGGTCCGTGCCCGTTCTCACTGTAGACGGAGGCGGCCCCCCGAGGCTCGTTGATGTCACCCGGACCCCCTGA
- a CDS encoding response regulator yields MSQPSGRVLIVDDDPDYLEQMKMYLQSRGYEVHSASSRPEGEKILEEIAPDIAVLDLMMENEDDGFVLSYRIKRKYPSTPVILVTAVTHETGLEFDETEDNGNWIKADTILAKPIRFEQLEREIARLLRDKA; encoded by the coding sequence ATGTCTCAGCCGTCCGGGAGGGTCCTGATCGTCGACGACGATCCCGACTACCTCGAGCAGATGAAGATGTACCTCCAGTCGCGCGGGTACGAGGTCCACTCGGCCTCGAGCAGGCCGGAAGGGGAGAAGATCCTCGAAGAGATCGCCCCCGACATCGCTGTGCTCGACCTGATGATGGAGAACGAGGACGACGGATTCGTGCTCTCGTACCGCATCAAGCGGAAGTACCCGTCCACCCCGGTGATCCTCGTCACGGCCGTCACCCACGAGACGGGGCTCGAGTTCGACGAGACCGAGGACAACGGCAACTGGATCAAGGCCGACACCATCCTCGCGAAACCCATCCGGTTCGAGCAGCTCGAACGCGAGATCGCCCGCCTCCTGAGGGACAAGGCCTGA
- a CDS encoding peptidoglycan recognition family protein → MTGEPRPGLLAWLRSVGAPVPPGITEDDCARLSSSPPESAFEKRPSTTRIVVHHSATRDGSMRHFRVMHRVVSGWTDVGYHYVIGNGILAGDGLVEPGRPAWAVGAHARGSNTDSIGICLVGDFTASLPSPRQAASLSKLLSRLMEEHGIPKDCVLLHREVPGCVTECPGTLFTRGFLEGTVLT, encoded by the coding sequence ATGACGGGGGAGCCCCGGCCGGGCCTGCTCGCCTGGCTGCGCTCCGTGGGCGCACCCGTTCCGCCGGGCATCACGGAGGATGACTGCGCCCGCCTCTCGTCGAGCCCCCCCGAGTCCGCCTTCGAGAAGCGCCCTTCCACCACCCGGATAGTCGTGCACCATTCCGCCACCCGCGACGGATCGATGCGGCACTTCAGGGTCATGCACAGGGTCGTGTCGGGATGGACCGACGTCGGCTACCACTATGTCATAGGCAACGGGATCCTGGCAGGTGACGGCCTCGTCGAGCCCGGCCGCCCGGCATGGGCGGTGGGCGCCCACGCCCGCGGCTCCAATACCGACAGCATCGGCATCTGCCTGGTCGGAGACTTCACTGCTTCGCTCCCGTCGCCACGCCAGGCCGCGTCGCTGTCGAAGCTGCTCTCCCGGCTGATGGAGGAGCACGGCATCCCGAAGGACTGCGTGCTCCTCCACCGCGAGGTTCCTGGCTGCGTCACCGAGTGCCCCGGCACGCTATTCACCCGGGGGTTCCTCGAAGGTACCGTCCTTACCTGA
- a CDS encoding redox-sensing transcriptional repressor Rex, translating into MNGVTIASKTVGRLSLYRRLLESSIPGGREHVFSHELAVLACVTPAQVRRDLMSTGCSGSPGKGYRTKDLIDGISKVLDYPEVQRVALVGVGNLGRAILSYFSGRRPNLRITASFDTDPQKTGRVINGCRCHPMSELTAVLRRESIATAILAVPAARAQETTDLLVASGIHGILNYAPVPLRVPEGVFLEERDMTMSLETVAFFARRAALERK; encoded by the coding sequence ATGAACGGTGTCACGATCGCGAGCAAGACGGTCGGGCGGCTGAGTCTCTACAGACGCCTGCTGGAATCCTCCATCCCCGGCGGAAGGGAGCACGTCTTCTCCCACGAGCTGGCCGTGCTCGCATGCGTCACCCCGGCCCAGGTGAGGCGCGACCTCATGTCCACGGGGTGTTCCGGGAGCCCCGGGAAGGGCTACAGGACGAAGGATCTGATCGACGGCATCTCAAAGGTCCTCGACTATCCCGAAGTCCAGAGAGTGGCTCTCGTCGGGGTCGGCAACCTCGGCAGGGCCATCCTCTCGTACTTCTCGGGCAGGCGGCCGAACCTGAGGATCACCGCATCGTTCGACACCGATCCCCAGAAGACCGGGAGGGTCATAAACGGCTGCAGATGCCATCCGATGTCGGAACTCACGGCGGTGCTCAGGCGCGAGTCCATAGCCACCGCCATACTGGCAGTGCCGGCCGCGCGCGCCCAGGAGACGACGGATCTCCTGGTCGCCTCAGGCATTCACGGGATACTCAACTATGCACCGGTGCCCCTGAGGGTTCCTGAAGGGGTGTTCCTCGAGGAGAGGGACATGACGATGTCCCTGGAAACAGTGGCCTTCTTCGCCAGGAGAGCCGCGCTGGAGCGGAAATGA
- a CDS encoding NADH-ubiquinone oxidoreductase-F iron-sulfur binding region domain-containing protein has protein sequence MPGLLDQKCCDGCWHSSGRTCPEVVECIKSGPLCHENAGCSDRRAAAAAEFLRGDVEKPVVFVGTGTCGLGAGAGRTIEAVRAWIAGRSEPVSVVEVGCVGACYLEPIMDVQLPGRPRLSFSQVTGENAPAILDAVFAGEVPAGNLIGQYEPASKTPWNGAGLLSEHPFFAGQTRWVLRNCGLIDPSSLDEYLAHGGYRAYARMLRSMTPSEVCEQMERSGLRGRGGGGFPTGRKWRLALESPSDQKYMICNADEGDPGAFMDRAVIEGDPHRVIEGIAIAAYAIGATQAYFYIRAEYPLAIERLREAIRQARERGLIGRNILDSGTDLEIKIKMGAGAFVCGEETALMNSIEGRRGMPRPRPPYPAVSGLFGKPSAINNVETLANVPDIMWNGAEWFSSLGTQGSKGTKVFALSGKVVRTGLVEVAMGTPLERIVMQIGGGIPDGKAFKAVQIGGPSGGCIPARHLDLEVDYESLKKFGAMMGSGGLVVMDEDNCMVDVARFFMDFIQRESCGKCIPCREGTRRMLEILDAITTGRRDEKNRQALERFKGVVYLEQLGSIIRKTSLCGLGQTAPNPVLSTIRWFRDEYEAHVYDRKCPAGQCKSLLVFSIDPEKCVGCGLCAKACPSGAILGTRKSPHHIVPERCIGCGGCREVCPVGAVSAE, from the coding sequence ATGCCGGGGCTTTTGGATCAGAAATGCTGTGACGGCTGCTGGCATTCCTCCGGCAGGACCTGCCCGGAGGTCGTGGAGTGCATCAAGAGCGGACCGCTCTGCCACGAGAACGCCGGCTGCTCTGACAGGAGGGCCGCCGCGGCGGCGGAATTCCTCCGCGGGGATGTCGAGAAACCAGTCGTCTTCGTGGGTACCGGCACCTGCGGACTGGGAGCCGGCGCCGGCCGGACCATCGAGGCCGTGAGGGCATGGATCGCCGGGAGGAGCGAACCCGTCTCCGTCGTCGAAGTCGGCTGCGTGGGAGCCTGCTATCTCGAACCCATCATGGACGTGCAGCTCCCCGGCAGGCCCAGGCTCTCCTTCTCGCAGGTGACGGGCGAGAACGCCCCCGCGATACTCGACGCCGTATTCGCCGGCGAAGTGCCGGCCGGCAACCTGATCGGCCAGTACGAGCCGGCCTCGAAGACTCCCTGGAACGGAGCAGGGCTCCTCTCCGAGCATCCCTTCTTCGCCGGGCAGACCCGCTGGGTGCTGCGCAACTGCGGCCTGATCGACCCGTCGAGCCTCGACGAGTACCTGGCGCACGGGGGCTACAGGGCCTACGCCCGGATGCTCCGGAGCATGACACCGTCAGAGGTGTGCGAGCAGATGGAGAGGAGCGGGCTGCGCGGGCGCGGGGGCGGAGGGTTCCCCACGGGTCGCAAGTGGCGCCTCGCACTCGAATCCCCTTCCGACCAGAAATACATGATCTGCAATGCCGACGAGGGCGATCCCGGTGCCTTCATGGACAGGGCCGTCATCGAGGGAGACCCCCACAGGGTGATAGAGGGCATCGCAATAGCCGCATATGCGATCGGTGCCACGCAGGCCTACTTCTACATCAGGGCGGAATACCCCCTGGCCATAGAACGCCTCAGGGAGGCCATAAGGCAGGCCCGCGAGCGCGGCCTGATCGGCAGGAACATCCTCGACAGCGGCACCGATCTCGAGATCAAGATCAAGATGGGTGCCGGCGCCTTCGTCTGCGGCGAGGAGACCGCCCTGATGAACAGCATCGAGGGCCGGCGCGGTATGCCCAGGCCGAGGCCGCCCTATCCCGCGGTATCCGGCCTGTTCGGCAAGCCTTCGGCCATCAACAACGTCGAGACCCTGGCCAACGTGCCGGACATCATGTGGAACGGCGCCGAGTGGTTCTCCTCCCTGGGCACCCAGGGCAGCAAGGGCACCAAGGTCTTCGCCCTCTCCGGCAAGGTGGTCAGGACTGGTCTTGTCGAGGTCGCGATGGGTACTCCCCTCGAAAGGATCGTGATGCAGATCGGCGGCGGCATCCCCGACGGGAAGGCCTTCAAGGCCGTACAGATCGGCGGGCCTTCGGGAGGCTGCATCCCCGCCCGGCATCTCGACCTCGAGGTCGACTACGAGTCGCTGAAGAAGTTCGGCGCGATGATGGGCTCCGGCGGCCTGGTCGTGATGGACGAGGACAACTGCATGGTCGACGTGGCCCGGTTCTTCATGGACTTCATCCAGCGCGAGAGCTGCGGCAAGTGCATTCCATGCCGCGAGGGCACCAGGAGGATGCTCGAGATCCTCGACGCCATCACCACGGGCCGGAGGGACGAGAAGAACCGTCAGGCCCTCGAGCGCTTCAAGGGCGTGGTCTACCTCGAGCAGCTCGGATCGATCATCAGGAAGACGAGCCTCTGCGGCCTGGGGCAGACCGCCCCCAATCCCGTGCTCAGCACCATCCGCTGGTTCAGGGACGAGTACGAGGCCCATGTCTACGACAGGAAGTGTCCGGCGGGCCAGTGCAAGAGCCTGCTCGTGTTCTCGATAGACCCGGAGAAGTGTGTGGGATGCGGCCTGTGCGCCAAGGCCTGCCCGTCCGGCGCGATCCTCGGAACCAGGAAGAGCCCCCACCACATAGTTCCCGAGAGATGCATAGGCTGCGGCGGCTGCAGGGAAGTGTGCCCCGTCGGGGCCGTCTCCGCCGAGTAA
- a CDS encoding ATP-binding protein yields the protein MPGQGSAAAATSERLKVLVVDDEPGMRLAVTRALTGFTVMIEEVGSAVSFDIIQAASGEEAVLKLESDRPDLMLLDHKLPGITGLDVLSWLSDQKADVLTVMMTAYASIETAIAATKKGAFDFLSKPFTPAELKASVRKAVGHLIALRKARMLEEERRKVRFQFISVLAHELKAPLGAIEGYLYILKDPTACQDPATRDRAVDRCIVRLGGMRKLILDLLDLTRLESGQRKREIHDVDLAETARTSIETMTPDASARGITMELDVPDGTVTIPADRAEMEIVMNNLVSNAVKYNRDGGRVGISIRRKGARIILSVSDTGIGMTPEESAKLFHEFVRIKNEKTRNILGSGLGLSIVQKIANMYGGTVEVESKPDVGSTFRVTFDTAAAGRQEASSPATVTAGSGGGGE from the coding sequence ATGCCGGGGCAGGGCTCCGCGGCCGCCGCGACCAGCGAGAGGCTGAAGGTCCTCGTGGTCGACGACGAGCCGGGGATGAGGCTCGCCGTCACCAGGGCGCTGACGGGCTTCACGGTGATGATAGAGGAGGTGGGCTCCGCCGTCTCCTTCGACATCATCCAGGCCGCCTCCGGCGAGGAGGCCGTGCTCAAGCTCGAGAGCGACAGGCCCGACCTGATGCTCCTCGACCACAAGCTGCCGGGGATCACGGGGCTCGACGTGCTGTCCTGGCTCTCGGACCAGAAGGCCGACGTCCTCACCGTGATGATGACGGCCTATGCCTCGATAGAGACGGCCATCGCAGCCACCAAGAAGGGTGCGTTCGACTTCCTCTCGAAGCCGTTCACGCCCGCCGAGCTCAAGGCTTCCGTGCGCAAGGCTGTCGGCCATCTCATCGCCCTCCGCAAGGCCAGGATGCTCGAGGAGGAGCGCAGGAAGGTCCGCTTCCAGTTCATCTCAGTACTCGCGCACGAGCTCAAGGCGCCCCTTGGCGCCATCGAGGGATATCTCTACATCCTCAAGGACCCCACCGCCTGCCAGGATCCGGCAACGCGCGACAGGGCCGTGGACAGGTGCATCGTGAGGCTGGGCGGCATGCGGAAGCTGATCCTCGACCTGCTGGACCTCACCAGGCTCGAGTCGGGGCAGCGCAAGCGCGAGATACACGACGTCGACCTGGCCGAGACCGCCCGCACCTCGATCGAGACCATGACGCCCGACGCCTCGGCGCGGGGCATCACGATGGAGCTCGACGTCCCTGACGGTACCGTGACCATCCCCGCCGACAGGGCGGAGATGGAGATCGTGATGAACAACCTCGTCTCCAACGCCGTGAAGTACAACCGGGACGGCGGCAGGGTGGGCATCTCCATACGGCGCAAGGGTGCGAGGATCATCCTGTCGGTCTCGGACACGGGCATCGGCATGACTCCCGAGGAGTCGGCCAAGCTCTTCCACGAATTCGTCAGGATCAAGAACGAGAAGACCAGGAACATCCTCGGCAGCGGCCTGGGATTGTCCATCGTGCAGAAGATCGCAAACATGTACGGCGGTACCGTGGAGGTCGAGAGCAAGCCCGACGTGGGCAGCACCTTCAGGGTGACGTTCGACACGGCCGCGGCCGGACGCCAGGAGGCATCCTCCCCGGCGACGGTAACCGCGGGTTCCGGAGGGGGCGGGGAATGA